Below is a genomic region from Rhinatrema bivittatum chromosome 8, aRhiBiv1.1, whole genome shotgun sequence.
AGAGAAGAGAGCAGCGTTTCTTTCTTGTCTACCTCCTCCTCTACTGGCGTCACCCTGCACCAGGCAGGAACTTGTGGTCTCAGGGAAGCTGCCAGATGGAGGAAGCAGATGCAGTTTAGAAGCGCTGCTATCTTGCTGGCGGCAGAGGATTATGCTGATGGTGAGAAGGGAATGGAAGACAGGATAGTTGGGAAAAGAGAAGGGTTTGAATATGGGGGCATGTGAGATGTAAATCGGGCCCTACCCTCAGTTCTTACGTCTTCCGATAGTTTGACTATGCTTTGAGCATTTCAGGTATACTCCATCTTAAACACTAAGGAAGAGAAACCAGCCGAAGCCGCTAAGAATTGCAACCGGGGGCTTTATTGAATCCAGGAAATATTTTAGGGTTTGCTAAACCCCCCTTTCCCATAGCCTTCTTTTGGGATATATGTCCGCCAGGGCTACCACCGTCCTGATCAAAAGAAGAGTGACTCTTACTGACACACCAGAGAGTTACACACGAGAGAGACTCCAGGAAAGTGCGGAGAGCACAGCGGCTGGAAACACTAAAATACTCAAGGAGACTCCAGCAAATGCATAAAGCGCAAGGGCTGGAAACACCAGAAGAGGCTCCAGCAAAATGCAGCGAAAACAGGGGCTGAAATGTACTACTACTGCCAGTTATTTTGTATAGTGGTATAAAACAGGCAGCACTGCACGGAAATATATGCCAGTTTCTACTCTGTGGCGCTTGCAAATAAGTGttaagtgttatttttttttcgggggggggggggagatttaaaGTCTCAAAAGTGGGTGATTAGGTGAGGTTTAATTGAGAACCCAGTCCCCTTTACCTGACAGGGCAAATTCACAAAAAATCAGGACGCTGACCCACTATCTAATAAAAGGAGGACATGGATTGAGTTGTTGGGATTTTCCTTTTAGCGCTCTCTTTTTTTATCTGCCCACTATAAAGCACTTTCAGCCCTCTAACAACATCTTTCTCACACTAGCTCAGAAAATCCACTGCCTTAATATAATCGAAACTGAGTTTTGGCTTCAGCGCAAGGGTGATGCTGCATTGAATCCACTTGCAGAAGgatccaaacaaaaagaaaagaaagaaaactacaaAGCAGAGGATTGTGGGAAAGCAGAAGCCGGAAGTGGTGCTGAACGGGAGGCTGTTGTGGAGGAGGTACAGGTTATATAGCCAGGCTGTGCTTGGGTGCTATGGTTCCTTGTCCGAGGGAAGGTGGTCGGAGGGGAAAAGCTCCAGTACATTAGTttgtttctttctcctttcttccgtcccctctccccccctccttgtTCTTCGAGATTTTGCAATTTAAAGCACCGTCTGATTTCATGAGCAAAAATCAGGGTTTCTGCTGTTCTTTTTTAGGCATTTAAGTTCCTGAAGGGTATTAATAATGCGCAAGAATAAAACCCTTTCCAgtagaaagaaaactgtagaactaagGGGTCATGACTTGAAACTCCAAGTGGGGGCGGGCTAAACTTAAAAACAACgtcaggatttattttttttttcttggaaaggGTGATGGGTGCCTGGAATGTTCTCccaaggaggtggtgaagacaagcaTGGTAATATAATTCAAAAGGGAATggaataaacacaaaggatccctagtAGTTAGAGAGAAATAAAGAAATGAGGTAATGTAACTTTTGGAGTAACACTTCTGCTGGGAGCAGCAGTTATAATTTTAAACAGagggcatgagggtaacctgcatggagctgtgGTTGCAACCTTAAAGAGAAGGTATGGTGGTAAATGGAGCATGTGGTGTCCTGCGTGGGGCAGCGGTAACAACACTGAAcaccttactgggcagactggattgatcAGTTTGGTCTTTATTGcgtcatttattatgttatacTCTGAGAGCCATGCATGCAGCCACCTCAGAGATGGGTATCATGTTAGGTGCCTGCTGTCAGAAGGGAAAAGGAAGATGATTGGTTGTGGTTTTTTTAGATTAGGGCTGGAGCATGTGACCTGTACAATGGCACAGGGATGCCATGTGCGATTGGAGtggttcattttgtttttagtgGACCTCTGGTACCACCAACAGCCTTTTCTATCCCTCTACCCCTTCAGTTCCACCACAGGAGTGGATTTAAGATTGTGAAGTCCAGAGAGTTGGGGTAGGAATGCTAGATTGCCATGATGGCACACAGCCCTAGTGGGATCAGGCTTCTCTGTTGCCTAAGTGTTTGGCACCTTAAGACTTTGGAATCCTAAGCCAGTGTTTTTTAAGGTAAGGCCTAGGAGACCAGTGATGGCTCCATGGACCCCTAGCGTGGTCCCTGATTGGTCCACTGCCACTGGGAAAACAAAAACActcggggtaattttcaaaggagttacgtgtgtaaatgtaacatgctatcatagcaattttcaaaagccattcactcgagtaaagtgcacttatgtgaataaatccaatggacaattcaatggcatatatggtagcaattttcaaaaacccacttacgtgagtaaatgctttttaaaatcaggccccctGTGCATGCTCCATCCATGACTGAAAGCCTCTCCACTCCTTGCATAGCTGGAGAAGGCAGGGGGACAGTGATGGCAAAAAGAGCCCTgcccctgctccagctccagcttggCCCAGCAGCAAAGAGCACCACATCCTAACTCAGCCAGACCCCACAGTGAGCCAGAGAGGAGAAACAGGGGCGCATAGCTATGCTGCGAAGACTGAGCCCAGGCATGAGCATCCAGGTCCTACAGCAATGGAAATAGGAAGGCCTCCTCCTTTCCATACCAGAGGAATTGGAAACATGGCATAGCCAGCAGCAGGAAGACTACAGCTGTGGGGGAGGAGGTTGACCCCATCATTGCCAGCAGCAGGAAGAGCAGAAAGAATAAAGGCACAGTGCTGCAGACTGTGAGAACACTTTCTCAGTGTCTTAGCTATTGGGAAGGGGAACCAGGGCCAGTGTAATTTGAGAGGggacaaggaaaggaaaataggaaCTAAAGGCATGGGGCTAGAGCAGGTAATAAACGGGcaaagcacagcagcagcagcagcagaatctaCACATACATTTCCATCCATGCTGGCTGAAGAGCAGCAGGAAggaaagacataagaacataagatatgccatactgggttagaccaagagcccatcaagcccagtatcctgtctccaacagtggccaatccaagtcaaaagtacctggcaagtacccagaatttaaataaatcccatgctactaatgctggcaacaagcagtgactatttcctattgattaatagcagtttatggacttctcctccaggaatttatcccaactcttttttaaacccagctacacgaactgccttaaccatattctctgccaatgaattccagagcttaattgtgcattgagtgaaaaataattttctccaatttgttttaaatgtgctacttgctaacttcatggagtgccccctagtccttgtattatccgaaagagtaaataactgtttcacatttacccattcaagtcctttcatgattttgtagatctctgtcatatcctccctcagccatctcttctccaagctgaaaagccctagcctctttaccctttcttcataggggagctgttccatctcctttatcattttggttgcccttctctgtaccttctccatcgcaattatatctttttgagatttggcaaccagaattgcacagtattcaaggtgcgatggTACCATTGAGTGCTATAGAGGCAttttatgacatcctctgttttatttgtcattcccttcctaataattcctaacattctgtttgcttttttgactgccacagcacattgggcTGACAACTTCAATGtcatatccactatgatgcccagatctctttcctgggtggtaacttctaaaatggaacctaacattgtataactacagcaagggttatttttccctatatgcatcacttagCACTtgcccacataaaatttcatcgaGGAACAGAGGAGGTAATGATAGCCAGTGGGAGAggttctacaccccccccccccctccccaccggtCAGTTGCAACAATGGAGGAGGAGCCCTTGTCTCTGTTCTAGGCAATTGTAACATTGTCTatacctaaatctgggcctgcacTAACTTTGAAATCCTCCTTGCAATTTCTTTTTCCATCTATGTAGTAGGAACCACTCCCCTGCTCCAATGGAGTATTAGAAGCCTTCCAACATTagacctgcatggagcagatgTCACTGGGAGTAGGAGCACCTCTGCATGCATAAACTTGGCTGCTCTGGGTTTCATTGACCAGTCAGCCTCGCCCCTCTAGCACACTTGCACCCACCACTCTGCTGTTTCCAGCTCAGCTCCGATTCTCCGGGCAGAGATTGGGACTCTGCAGGTCTCCTCAGCAGTTGTCGGCTTTCTCCCTGAAGTTCCCCCTTAACCCTGTCTgctttcccttttccttcccccaccAAGCCAGTGCATTCACCTCCTCCTGGCAAAAGGAAGGGAGAGTTGCTGGAGTATATCTGTCACCTTCTCTGAACTGCACAGGGCCTACTAATCTCTTAAGGACCTACACGGTTCAAACTTGATAGCGAAGCCAACAGAGGAGGAGGTAGATGCAGGTAAGAaatgctgctctcctcctgctggtgggagggtgtgtggggaaggtgggagagagatAACTGTTGACCTTAAGACTGGTCCTGTGTTACTTTAATACTGGGGAATCCGAGACACAGGGAGATAGTGATTTGCTCCAAGGCACAGAGAGAGGTTTTCAAtgtttcctctttcctttttccttaaTGCAGGGTGCCCTATATATATATGTCCACCCATTCTCCTGAGTTTCCTCCACCTGCCACATGACTTCATAGCAGATGGATTCCATCCATGACATGAATGCATCCAACCCCTTTCCAGTGGGGACCTGTCTCACCATGTGCCCAGAGCAGGAACGGATGGAACGGGAGCTCCAGCACCGTCTTCATCGCTTTGAGATGCTGGCAGGAACAGAGGGGCACCGCCAGCCCCAGGCTGACCCTCATAAGACAGTGAAGGAATACTCCCGTCCAGCAGCAGGGAAGAATGTCCCACAACCCACTGATCTCCGACCCCCCGCAGTGCTCCTGAAGACCGTCCGGTACCTGATGGAGGAGGTGGTCCCGCGGACAGATGCATCCTGGAGGGAGCTCTACACCTTTGTCTCTGATCGCCTCCGTTCTGTGAGGCAGGATATGATTGTGCAGCGGGTGCATGGGGAGGACTGTGTCACCTTGCTGGAGCCCACCCTTGCCTTTCTTCTCTGTGCTGGCTACTGCGTGAGCCAGGAGGCTTCGAAACTGCACCATTTTGACTCCACCCTCCATGCTGGCCATATGCGGGAGTGCTTCAGCTGGCTGCTGCAATGTTACAAAGCTGGGATCCCTGGCAGGGAGGCGGAATTCCAGGCACTCTTCCTGCTCTATGACCTTGGTGAATGAAGGTTAAGCATGCTGGcaagaaggtgggggggggggggggggggaagctgcgGGTTGCTGTGGTTGTGGTCCTGatagcaggccgggaggggaTAATTTAAGGCAAGTGTTGCTCAAGCAGTCCTGGAATACGCCCCAcgcagtctggttttcagaatattcacaatgactgtacatgagatagatttgcatgcactgcctccactgcatgcaaatcttgctcatgcatattcactggggatatcctgcaaaccaaaCTGGCTGGGGGATACCCCAGTGCTGCCCTGAAAAACACTGTTCcat
It encodes:
- the SAC3D1 gene encoding SAC3 domain-containing protein 1 → MDSIHDMNASNPFPVGTCLTMCPEQERMERELQHRLHRFEMLAGTEGHRQPQADPHKTVKEYSRPAAGKNVPQPTDLRPPAVLLKTVRYLMEEVVPRTDASWRELYTFVSDRLRSVRQDMIVQRVHGEDCVTLLEPTLAFLLCAGYCVSQEASKLHHFDSTLHAGHMRECFSWLLQCYKAGIPGREAEFQALFLLYDLGSPEAICHSLLLPPCIRGSSEVQAAMAVNWAYLEGNYVRFFRLLRGLSFLQSVAVHRHVATFRSNALRVLSHGYSCRDCRFPLELLTRLLAMDNEEQTTKLCQDHGLTTTQGAVTFRKAAFRDLPGPPVHGPSHELVDRKMEGLTLPDIINGKCS